From Chryseotalea sp. WA131a:
ACAATTTTCAGAAGAATGTTTGGACAATAACTCCCGAAGCTCAACCTGATATTTACACAACCTCTTCCAAAGGGAAATTGGTAACATTTTATACTGACAAAGATTCTATTTCAGTAAAGGTAACGACTACTACAAAGTTTAACTTTATCATTTTATTAAACGGAAAGAAGGCGTTGACGCAGATTAAATATGAACCAAGCTATCTGGAGATTTTAAAAGGAGCCGATAAGTATGACTTTAAAGACGTAAGACCAATTCCAACCTTTACCTACCAATCAAAGGATGACAATAATTTGACCGCCCTTCGCAAAGGATTCAAATTGGACTCTATTGCTGGAGAAGGTAGTGAAGTCTCTAAAATACTCAACCTTTTGCGTTGGGTACATAATATTATTCCTCATGACGGTAACCATGAAAATCCAGTTGTGAAGAATTCGTTGAGCATGATTGCTGAATGTCGTAAGGGAAATCGCGGACTGAATTGCAGAGGACTTTCGACAGTTCTTAATGAATGTTACCTATCTTTAGGTATACCTTCAAGGTTTGTGACATGTATGCCGAGGGACTCAGTTTTTTAGGACTGCCATGTTATCAATATGGTTTATTCTTATGACTTGAAAAAATGGCTTTGGATAGACCCTACTAATGATGCTTATGTGATGAATGAGAAGGGTGATTTATTAAGCATTGAAGAAGTTCGAGAAAGGATAGTTAATGACAAACCTTTGATCTTAAATCCAGAGGCCAATTGGAACCACAAGGTTTCAAAGACCAAGGAGGAATATCTCTACCAATACATGGCGAAAAATTTATATCGAATGGAGTGCGCAATAGCAAGCAAGTACGACACAGAAACCACCGAAAGTGGTAAAGTCATTACTTATGTGGAATTGTTACCTTTAGGTGCATACAATCAATTTCCGCAAAAAATAATTAAGACGTATCCCAAAAGTGGGACAACATTTATTAATTATAAAACAAACAATCCGACATCATTTTGGGCAAGACCAGAGTAGGGAAGCACGAAACGCACAACACTGTGCTTATGCAATAGCGGGGTGACGTGTTGGCAAGTTCGTTTTGTTTTCTTAAATTTATTTGTGCTTGTGGGACAGGACGCAGTTTCAAAATCCCGCTACTGTCATAAGCACAAATCGTTATGGCCAATTTGCGAGACGAGTGTGCGACCCAAATTTCGCTGACGACTAATTAATAGACGACTGACTTTTGCTCGTTGACAATTCATCAATATTCCGCGGACTTTGCTTCACACGACTGACGGGAAATTTTAAAAATCAAAGCCGCACTTGTTTAAACTTTTTTCCTTGTGGACATTTTTCTTGGCGGACGACTCGCCTCGGAAACATTTGCGATCGGACGACCCGTTCGCGCACGACAACTCTTAACGACACTTTGTAACGGACGACCAAACTCTTTCGCTGGACGACTTGCTCGCGAGACTTCTAGGTGGACAATATTTTCTTTTTCCCGGTCGACATTAAAACGCTAATCTCGGTTGCAAACTGGCCATAACACTAGCTTGCAGAAAAGCGGGCGGAGTGTGCGTTAGGAAAGTTCAGTGCGTTTCATTTATTTTATCACGTGGGA
This genomic window contains:
- a CDS encoding transglutaminase domain-containing protein codes for the protein MKRFILVFIICGKTLFAQERLPIINATSISVDIRDGDNFQKNVWTITPEAQPDIYTTSSKGKLVTFYTDKDSISVKVTTTTKFNFIILLNGKKALTQIKYEPSYLEILKGADKYDFKDVRPIPTFTYQSKDDNNLTALRKGFKLDSIAGEGSEVSKILNLLRWVHNIIPHDGNHENPVVKNSLSMIAECRKGNRGLNCRGLSTVLNECYLSLGIPSRFVTCMPRDSVF